The genomic stretch ACACTTTGTACTTAGCTTAAAGCCTTGTACGTATTTAAATATTCTTTTCTCGTGAAGGTCGCCATAAAGTATTCCTTTACTAAACACCGAAAAGGCATGATAGCTATCAATGCCTATCTAGGAACTAAACTAACCAGCTAAACATCTGTGAGATATGCTATCAATATATGATATGCCAATCATACTTTAAGTTTGTCAGCAAGAGGGGGCCGTGTTTAAATTACTGGGTTAATTAAAGAGAAGAGGGCCAGTAATCTTCCTcccttcaccactaaaacacattttCCTGCTGAGGGCTAGCTAAATATGTGTGTAATACGACAACAGTACcgtaaaataattcttactcAGAAAGAACTAGTCAACCTAGTTAACATGCTTTATCAAGTAAGAGATAAACCTTTTTGAAACCAAATCTTTCTGTCTACAAAGCCATTGCTGCACATGCACAACCAAAACCACCAAAACAAACGTGCGTTTCTTAGAGTCGTGTGAAACCAGCacgaatttaatttttaaatcggGAGCAACATTTTCAATTTCGGGAGCATGCTCCCGAAAatgaaactttattttttaaattcgggAGCATTAATTTATCATCGGGAGCAATATTTTCAATTTCGGGAGCATGCTCCcgaaattaaatatattttttcaattttgggaGCATTTTTGCATTTTCGGGAGCACTGAGATTCAATTTCGGGAGCATgaatattgttatttatttatttatttatttatttatttatttatttatttatttatttatttatttatttatttatttatttatttatttatttttttatttttttatttatttatttatttatttatttatttatttatttatttatttatttatttatttatttatttatttatttatttatttatttatttatttatttatttatttatttatttattcattcattcattcattcattcattcattcattcattcattcattcattcattcattcattcatttatttattttttttcgtgaCGCTTTAATTTATTCCTTAACTTGCATTATCTAGACTACCCACCCTCCTTTAGCCTTAATCAATTATAATTGTTCATCTATCCTAATGCCGTTCAATATGTTTTTACATCTCAAAACTTTCGTATGATTATTTGGCTTGAATTTACATTTACGTTTGCACATACATTTATTATTAATGCATTTCAGcaaaaaaagataacaataaTTGTGTCTTCAGCTTCCATTGTTTTGGGGTCGGCGCTTAATACAATCAATCCGCTAGCTTTCGAAATATTTATTGGTTGTTTAAATACGTTGGTTTGAAAGTTAAGTCGTCTTACTTCAAAAGTTGCCAAAATACAAACGTTGCCGGCGGAAAATAAATTAACGCGTTTATTTAATCCAAACACTAGCAATTATTGACAACGGCCATAAGCGAGATCTCATAAAGCTGTTTATGCAAGAATGACTAACAATAATAACTATTTTGAATTCTTGATACACTCACTGTGTTAAACTTCCATTGTTCTTAAACATTGATCGAACCAAAATGCGTCTTTTAATCGGTACTGAAAACGTCATTGTCATCAGGTGTCGGCGTTTTAATCAATTGACCTGGTAAAGAAACCATACTTTCCGATCTAGTGCTTCGGAAGGTTACGCGGTTAAACGATTCGCGTAATAATTCATTCCCTTTTCGATAGCACGCAAATAGGTTTCGCGTAAAGTCTTTGTGCATCtttgaatatataaaaatatttgtcgcGCTGTTCGATATCTGCAGAATAGTTAAAAAGGTGTTACTAGTAAGAAATACCTCATACACCTTCTTACTCATGTTGACATTTGCCTCGATTAGTGTATAAAAAACAGCTTGGAATACGTCAACTGGCAATACACAAatactaaaaacaacaacaacgaccatTAGCATTTTTCTTGCCTTGTTTGCATTTTCCAGTCGTTTTTTCATGCCTAGCTCATTTAGAAGAATGTGCTCCTTGTGCAAACTTTTTGCTGTTAAAATGTTCAATATGAACATACCGCTAGTAGCAGCAAAATCTCTGACAACATTACCCAATGAAAATAGAAATATCACATCAAAATTGTCCTTCGTTGGTATACACGTATTAATTCCATATTTTTGGTCGGTCACCAGCTGTAGGGTGTATGTAAACGGGGTAACAAGAAGTAGTGCAATTACAACAATCGTAAGCAACCAGTTAACTATGAACGATCGCGATAGCCTTGCTCCAAATGGATTCGTTATCGTTTTATACCTCTCGAATGATATTAATACAAGAATACCTTGCGATATAGTTATGCTAACCGGAAATAAACTGGTTATAAATTTGCACCCGAAATAGCCAAAATGCCACTGTTTATATTGTGTTGCGGTGCCGTACATAAACAAAGCAGGAACAAACAAAGAAGCGCAAAAATCTGTTACGCccaaaattaataataaacttTCAAATCTTCTTCTCGATTTTCTCTTTTTCCATGCAAACACATAAATAACGACGCTATTCCCAGAAGttccaaataaaaacacagtaatTAGTTGGCATAAGGCGATAGAATCTGTTGTAGTAAGTTTCTCTGTTACGGGAACCGAGGAATTTGTGAAGTTGGAATATGATGTGTTGTAATCCATCCGttattttgattatttctttttgtatatcttTACTTTGTAATTCTTCAACTCTGATATTATTTGTTCTTAGGTTCTTCTTTTCAATATCTTTTAATAATAACTTACAATCTACAATGAAAGGAGAAAATTTTCACCAATATATAAATAATGTCTCACTAGCATAATTAATGGACACGAGCtggtttgtttgattttttctcGAGTTTTGTCTTCTTTGTAGCCATCTTTTAATGATAAACTCAAGATTCGAAACTgaaatctatttttttacatataggtgaatatttatcatagcacatccgtatttcattctcatcagagaatgcttcaccccgatcagacctctggtcatgacgggcgagtataatgcgtgtaagtcatattgaagttcttcttcaatatgacttacacgttTCTCTCCGTCTTTCTccaatacaaaattaaaaaaaagcaaacaaaagtAGAAGTTATCAGAAAGCTTTTTTGCTGCAACAATATTATCCCTAAAAATGCTACTTGTAATCATTTCTACAGGTTTGGCAAAAGTTTAATTAGGACTAGTGTTGGTTCCTCCTTTATCCCCATCCccagaaaaattaaatattcaacCCGAAACCTCCTGACAGTGGTCattctttttgtttaaaatttttctcatttttacaagctcgtgagcttgtattaaaacgcaaatgtgtcctacaagaatggaaatttttgcctctctgagcaccgacacgggagtcgacGTGTGTTCGattctcatcttggtaactatttttacttttttttctttttttcttttttaaaaagataagacaagtgttcaaaacacttgtttaactaactagtaaataaaggtgtttccaccaaactttttaaaagtgaatgtaggcagaattaactgaattaatgaatttcgcaaattttggggtttgtgggtttttggtctttcttcttcctgccagtcggttcacccaagacggaccaatcgaaaattaaattttccgttcaggaaggtctcacaaatcaattttgaaaaataagtgtgtaacaaatattattgcgtatctgaatagtaaaatatgtcgtgtctaacttcgtaacaaaaatcccaatttgatagacagctttttgtaaactttattcgcgaggttgtttgcgtatatcatacgtcttgttttaaACATACAACAAGAACAATGCTTTTCCTGCGTAACAGCTATTCTGTTTTAACTTTGAGGTTTTGATTAAAATGCGTCAAACCATAAGGATTACCTTCAGGCTAcataaattcaaaaataaacctttttaaaaattgatttgtcATTTGAAGAAGGCTGAAAGAAGGtgcattttaaataaataactattAGAATTcgtgtttaacttttttttcatttctacgAAATGGAAAAATTCCGTACCGTTTAAATCCTTCTTTGCCTTTGCCTGGAATGATGTACAATGATTTAACAAAGTTTTTCTTCAAcaactaataaaaaaatattcgttTGTATAGACTGCAAGATATgtgtacttttatttatttatttatttattttatttatatttagcaTTACAGATGAATAACAAAGCTAGTAAgtgaaataatatatatagaactcaaagaaaaaatatttaataaattaataaaggATTATTAATATGAGATCTGAAATGAAAAGAACAGATTTTATTATTCTTTAAGTTTCCTTATCGGTTTAATTTTTTAAGCGAAAAAACCGTCgccatctttttaattttttttctaacctatgacaaatgtgtttttttcacacGGTCACATGGTTGGTCACATGGTGCACTCACATTTAACAAGGTAAGCCAGTAAAGATATTCACGTCACAAAAACCTATTGcaaatacaaacaaacaaacaaacaaacaaacaaacaaaaaatacataaacaaataaataaataaataaacacataaaaaaaaaattagctaatAGCTACGCCAAGAGCGCTTGGAACCCAGCTAAGCCATGTCAAGAGGATTATCCTTACACAAAgcttgaaaaaagaaaagattgttTCCGAGGAACTGCatataaaagttttttcacCTGTTTCTATTAGCTGAGTTATCTAGTTTTTATACTACTAAAGCGCTTATTACTAAAATATTCGCtctgtttcaaaatattttttgtgtgtgaCGCAAAACAATTTGTTCTTTGTTATAAcccttttgctatttttttaattcggACTCTTATAAGTTCTTTCCTCTTTGGCCCCTATATACTCGTGTGATAGAACTAGCATTACAGCTGCTTATGGGATTTATACTTGAACAATTTATACTTGAACTAGAAAGaccaaaatgcaattttttttatctattcgCCTTGTTTTTTGGGAGAATATTTTTAGGCAGATGACACCAGAGAtaacattagaaaaaatattcATTATTCTATTTTCGTGACTTTGGTCGCATGAAAAGCCAATTATGCAGTCGGATTTTATTCTTAAAAGCTGCATAGCTTAGGGCAATATCAGAGAATTTGTTAGCTACAAGTATCACATATCTTCTGAAAACAGATTTGAAATGAAAATACAAAGGGCTGCACTATATATGTCTGTCATCACTAAGCAAGAAACTAGCGCCAAGTAAACATCGTTTCTCCCCATATTATGAAGCAAGTAAATCTTATCTGTCATTTTACCATTATTTAATGTCAATGTAAATTTTTGATGGAAGTATGTCTTTGTACGTCAAAATCACATTCACAACTTCCCGTTCCTTGATAATCATGCTTTGATTGAAAACTGTCGGCAATATTGTGTGCCACCAtcagaattttttgttaaaattgtattgtattgtttgGCATATATTTTTGGtgacattttcttaaaaatagtttatttagtCAAAATAGGCAATTTAGGAATTATTTTAATAAACTGAATAACATTTAAACTTTGTTGAGGCGCCAATTGGTGAAAAGTCGAAAAAATTGATTGTTTATATTGTCATTTATTGTGCATATATTGTGCATATATTGTGTATATAGGACAGAGACCTTTGTTAAATCTTTTGGAAAAAGATAGATGAAAACGAAGAAATCTCGAAAATCTCGTAGGGCGTAGGTGGGCGGAACTTCAGTAAAGCTATTTGAACTATTTATGACGTacactaaaaaaaatatctaaaaaaattcaaaagaatATCACATAGAGCTTTGGAAAATGGACGTGACAAACCCctgcttaaaaattttttcgaaattCTCTTTGATTTTCTTAttccaaaaataattaaaaataagctGCAGCAAGTTTCAGGATTATTAGGCTAACGAAACTGATATCATTAACGAAAGTATCCCGGGAAGGGCGTTTTTTTGGATTCAATTCAATAGATTAACCTTATTTTAACATAAAATTCCTAACTTAAATACTTGTATATACCTCCATTGGTCAAGTGAGAAATTTACTGAGGATTTGACCCTACTTTAAATCTGAAAATGTTGTTGAATTTTTGCAGGAGACGGATTCTTAGGAATTTTTATTGCTTTCAAAAGATTGATATATATTTCTATTCTGATCCTTAACAATTTCACACTTCTTTAAGCGGCGCATATGTCTTCCTGGCACTATCTGCtatgattttttaataaaaacattaaccttttttaaaaaatagcgcTATTGTTCCGCTTTCTTCAATTTTAAGTTGAGACTGCTGTCCCCTAAAGTGTTGATAACGTCGGCGTTCAATATGCTCAGTTTCCATTACGGATTGCAGCGTCTTCTGATTTTATTGTTTGTTATAAAAGTTGCACGTCTGAAAACGTTTAGAAAGAAATATAGTCTTAGATTCTAAAGTTGCAAAAAGTTCTTATGTTTAAATCTAATGCCCATGGCCAATTACTAAACTGTTGAAACTGCAGTCAAGAAAGTCTTAATTAAAAGCGGTCTTTACGTATATAATACGCATGTTACGTCACCACCATAAGCATCTGCAACAATAGCAACtataaatcaaaattaaaaatgaataaaccAGACGTTTCGGCAGGAAGTTTTACGGCGTATTACTGATTTAGTTGTCCTCTAGGGAGGAGTATCTACTTTAGTTaattgtgcaaaaaaaaaaaaaaaaatgctcccgttattaataattaattatttcaacTGGCACAGCGAAAGAGaatgaaaaatatgaaagtagaAAAATGAGTTCAAGTTTGTGAACACTGTTTTTTGAAATCTAGTTGAAacgtaaaaatcaataaaaacgattatttttaatttatttagttttttaaaaagaattttagtcAGTTGAAACTGTACGAAATACAAATCTAGCTTCGGTAAATTCCATGTCAGATAACAAACGACCATTGTAGCTTGGTGCTAGCGAAACCAactgaacataaaataataatgcaaAATGATTAATTTGTAAACATAATAGGTATTTGTACCCTGTGTAACAGAGTAGTCTGTTGTAACactcaaaaactaataattcccgtaccgctacactagac from Hydractinia symbiolongicarpus strain clone_291-10 chromosome 12, HSymV2.1, whole genome shotgun sequence encodes the following:
- the LOC130622133 gene encoding neuropeptide Y receptor type 1-like produces the protein MDYNTSYSNFTNSSVPVTEKLTTTDSIALCQLITVFLFGTSGNSVVIYVFAWKKRKSRRRFESLLLILGVTDFCASLFVPALFMYGTATQYKQWHFGYFGCKFITSLFPVSITISQGILVLISFERYKTITNPFGARLSRSFIVNWLLTIVVIALLLVTPFTYTLQLVTDQKYGINTCIPTKDNFDVIFLFSLGNVVRDFAATSGMFILNILTAKSLHKEHILLNELGMKKRLENANKARKMLMVVVVVFSICVLPVDVFQAVFYTLIEANVNMSKKVYEVFLTSNTFLTILQISNSATNIFIYSKMHKDFTRNLFACYRKGNELLRESFNRVTFRSTRSESMVSLPGQLIKTPTPDDNDVFSTD